From the genome of Bactrocera oleae isolate idBacOlea1 chromosome 2, idBacOlea1, whole genome shotgun sequence, one region includes:
- the Nepl9 gene encoding LOW QUALITY PROTEIN: uncharacterized protein Nepl9 (The sequence of the model RefSeq protein was modified relative to this genomic sequence to represent the inferred CDS: deleted 2 bases in 1 codon): MNEKRPRRFLILLCLFIVQQGGQCHTAEPKVRTGHTVSRLYRQQLTHMLNILDEDADPCEDFFAHACGYYKEALNDELQLSVDSAEKPTTVPPYLYNYEDRMHFFERNKANFRTPPGRLLAALYASCKKSEQKNKLFGRRPLTQWRRMLREIPFLAENARLYKTWPLLRHEWDDLLAQHAYLDWLQLAAELAAHGVTSFVRIFFAEATIFVAPIRARQDVRCETLADWQAQLLTFRDNGDEQAAHVIASELRAFCRVLIGELPFDAELHGDKGGQNGSYDDSTLNSFSYVKYFKYYHSSLRFNEKDVWTAREIITDEERLDDTAALIRSTHPSVLFNFVLWQAYVTLRYEDCFLLTDEFEALLLSEYWNWDVFNAHFSRKVALATYLYHTTRFQEQRRTVLLGEQWDRFLYAKLQRSDFNLPRLLSTYAKTYLEPANLTEIYAADKFEEGNFYGNLLTLRRRQLRNTFFTAFIDPEDYNHPIYFLRNFLHFTILSLQRPTQGVVATQGFDLWHKSDLLYSSDGYYTSVYCLERQSLLNYEVAPIYQMLGESQVAELFRFYRAFVESLRDYDFWLEGESFAFAEDFVLEHFQLTSKRIMFYAVAQLHCGRNDDWFSLLINRSFMNMPQFEAAFECDAEVPMNPLIKCMINHCD; this comes from the exons ATGAATGAAAAGCGTCCGCGTCGGTTTCTCATTCTACTGTGTTTATTTATAGTCCAACAAGGCGGCCAATGTCACACGGCCGAACCAAAAGTGCGCACGGGACACACAGTCTCGCGTCTTTATCGCCAACAGCTCACTCATATGCTTAACATACTCGATGAGGATGCAGATCCGTGTGAAGATTTCTTTGCGCACGCTTGCGGTTACTACAAAGAAGCGCTGAACGACGAGCTGCAGCTGAGTGTAGATAGCGCCGAAAAGCCGACTACAGTTCCTCCATATTTATACAACTATGAAGATCGTATGCATTTTTTTGAGCGCAATAAAGCGAACTTCCGCACACCGCCGGGTCGGCTGCTTGCAGCGCTCTATGCTTCCTGTAAGAAAAGCGAACAGAAGAACAAGTTATTCGGTCGCAGACCGCTTACTCAATGGCGTCGAATGCTACGTGAAATACCCTTCCTCGCGGAGAATGCGCGGCTATATAAAACATGGCCGTTGCTGCGTCATGAATGGGATGATTTGTTGGCACAGCATGCCTACCTCGATTGGTTACAGTTGGCCGCGGAGTTGGCGGCGCATGGCGTTACGAGTTTCGTGCGCATCTTCTTTGCAGAGGCTACAATCTTTGTGGCGCCGATTAGAGCTCGGCAAGATGTACGCTGCGAAACGTTGGCGGATTGGCAAGCGCAGTTGTTGACTTTTCGAGACAACGGCGACGAGCAGGCGGCGCATGTGATCGCTAGCGAGTTGCGCGCATTTTGCCGTGTGCTTATCGGTGAGTTACCATTTGATGCCGAATTGCACGGTGATAAAGGTGGGCAAAATGGCAGTTACGACGATTCAACATTAAATTCGTTTAGCTACGTGAAGTACTTTAAATATTATCATAGTAGTTTGCGTTTCAACGAGAAAGATGTGTGGACCGCACGTGAAATAATTACCGATGAGGAGCGGCTAGATGATACCGCTGCGCTCATACGTTCGACACACCCAAGCGTACTATTTAATTTTGTGCTTTGGCAGGCCTACGTCACTCTACGTTACGAAGATTGCTTTCTGCTCACGGACGAGTTCGAAGCGCTACTGCTCTCCGAATACTGGAATTGGGATGTGTTCAATGCGCATTTTAGTCGTAAAGTCGCTTTAGCTACGTATCTTTATCACACTACACGCTTTCAAGAGCAACGACGCACTGTGCTCTTGGGTGAACAGTGGGATCGCTTTTTATATGCGAAGCTACAACGTAGTGATTTTAATTTGCCGCGCCTCCTCTCTACTTATGCCAAAACTTACTTGGAACCTGCTAATCTCACCGAAATTTATGCGGCAGACAAATTCGAAGAAGGAAATTTTTATGGCAATTTGTTGACATTGCGCCGTCGCCAGTTGAGAAATACATTTTTCACCGCTTTCATCGACCCCGAAGACTATAATCATCCCATCTATTTCTTGCGCAATTTTCTGCATTTCACTATTTTGTCATTACAACGTCCTACACAAGGTGTT GTCGCTACACAAGGTTTTGATTTGTGGCATAAATCGGATTTACTGTACAGTTCAGATGGCTACTACACCTCCGTATATTGCTTGGAACGACAATCGCTATTGAATTACGAAGTTGCGCCGATTTATCAAATGCTGGGCGAATCACAAGTTGCTGAGCTTTTTCGGTTTTATCGCGCTTTCGTCGAATCTTTAAGGGATTATGACTTCTGGTTGGAGGGCGAATCTTTCGCATTCGCTGAGGATTTTGTGCTGGAACATTTCCAATTGACTTCGAAACGCATTATGTTCTATGCCGTTGCGCAGTTGCATTGTGGACGCAATGACGACTGGTTTAGCTTATTGATTAATAGAAGTTTCATGAATATGCCACAGTTCGAAGCGGCTTTTGAGTGTGACGCTGAAGTGCCTATGAACCCGCTGATAAAGTGTATGATCAATCATTGTGATTGA